GTACTTCCGCCATGTCGCTTTGCAGCGTGGCGCGGCTGACAAACCACTCTTCCGACAGATCTTCCAGCTTGATGGAATAAGCGGCGGTGAGAAAGCGTGTCAGCAGATAGCGCACCCGCTCCTGTGAAGTGCGCGGCACCCGCAGCGGCGTGGCGCTCTCCTCCTGCAGCCGGCCAAAACGCGCTGCATCGTCAATTTTGAGCTGATATCCCGCGCCGCGCGCCAGCACAAACTGGGCGCCGTGCTGCTCCAGCAGCGCGTTTAGCGCGGTGATATCGGTGCGCACCGTGCGCGTTGAAACGGAAAAGCGGCGTGCTAGCTCATCCTGCGGCAGCGTTTCATTTTGCAGCGCAGCGAAAAGCTGGGTCAGACGCTGATTGGGAAATCTCACGGAGCTCACCTGTTACTCATTTGTTACAGCAGTTTCTTGCACGTTGCCAGAAGCTGACGCACATCGTCAATGCGCGTGTCGCCCGTTGCGCTATCGATAATCGAACTGTAGACGTGCGGGATCACTTTGCTGACGCCCGCGTCGAGCGCGATACGCACAATCTCTTCGAAATTAGCGAGGTCGATGCCGCCGGTTGGCTCCAGCCAGAAGTCGTGACGCGCACAGGCTTCCGCCACCGCGCGATACTCATTCACCGCTTTCAGGCCGCCCATCGGGAAGTACTTCACCGAGCTGCCGCCCATGTCCTGCAGCATGGCGATGGCGCTGTCAATCGGCACAATCGCGTCGGTGCCCTGCGAACTGCGCGGACCGGTGGAGATTTTTACCAAGCCCGGCGTGCCGGTAGGTGAAATCAAGCCATTCACCACGGTTTGGCTCTGGCCGAGCAGCGCACGGCTGGTCGCCACGCCGGTGAACACCTGATTAACGTGCTGCGGCTGCAAAACTGCCGAGATTTCACTCACCATCGCCGACTGATTCGGATCTCCTGCGCCTAAGCCCACTGACAGCGCATTGTCGATCAACGCCGCGTACTCGCGCATGTCGACAATCGCTTCTTCATTGCTGGCGTAGTTTTTTGACAGCACGCCAACCAACACATGGCCTTCGGCAGCCTGCCAGATTTCATGCGCATTCTGTTTCGAACCGGCCAGCACGTTAAGGCACAGGCGGCCCTGATAGAAATTTGGGTTGAGACTCATGCGCGCGCTCCTCCATTGATCAACGCCTGGATAGCGCTAAAGATGATGTGTAGCTGATCGGCGCTGACGCTGCGCACATCGGCTTCGATAATGCCTTCATTGGCTTTGTAGCCACGGAAATAGATGGCGATGTCGCCGGTTTTCAGCGCCTGCACCAGTTCGCCGGTTGGCCAACCGGTGACCGCTTCATCGAACTTAATTTCGGCACGCGCGATATCGCGTCCCGCCGCATCCCACACCACGCGTGCGCTTACGCCGTTCAGGGTGTTGAGGTTATCGATAAAGGGCGTCATGTTAGCCACCATCTCGGCACCGGTGGTTTTCGGCTGCACCAGGTAGTTTTCAATTGCTTGTGTCAGACCGAGAATGCCCTCTTTGCCGACTTTCATCGCACGGCCAATGCCGTTGCTTTGACGCTTCACCCACTCAACGTACTGCGTGCGGCCAATCACCAAACCGCTGGTTGGCCCTTCAATCGCCTTGGCACCGCTGTAAATTACTAAGTCAGCGCCCATTTGGTAGTAGCACTGCAAATCTTCCTCAGCTGCCGCATCGACGATCAATGGGATGCCATGTTGGCGCGCCACGACCGCCGCCTGCTCCACGCTCAGATGGCTTTTCTGCACACAGTGGTGCGATTTGATATACATCAGCGCCGCCGTGGTCGGCGTGATCGCTGCCGCCAGTTGCTCTGGCGAACATTCGTTGCTGTAACCGGCTTCGATCAGGCGACCGCCGCCGAGTGCCACCATGGTGCCAACCGGTGCGCCAAAGTTCACGTTGTGCCCTTTTGGCACCACGATATCGTGCGGTACGCTGAGCGGCGCGGCGTGCAGATTCTCCAGCAGCCAGTCGTTGTCTTTGACGATCACCGCCGCCACGCTCTGCGCGATGCCCGCCGAGGCGCACGACACCACCACCGCGTTTTCCACCTCCAGCAGTTTGGCGATGTAAGCGCCGGTCTTGTTGACCAGATCTTTCATCTCAAAGTAGTGATTCAAGCCATAGCTAACGGTATCAACCACATCAGCAGATGGCGTGGAAACGCCGAGAATCGTCATACGGCCAGACGCATTGATGACCTGTTTCAGGTCATATTTTTCATAAATCGAAGACATGATTGGCTTTCCCTTCATCAGTCAAATGCCAGTGACCCGCGATAACCACGGCCAGCGGCAGTACATGTTGCTCACCCAAAACCTGTTCGCCTTCAGCATCAACGAACGGGCGGATTTCCTCTTTGACGGTAAAAATGGTCAGGTCGGCGTCATAACCTGCGGTTAAGCGCCCTTTGCCCGCCAGGCGCAGGCCCGCGGCAGCATTCGCGGTAACGCACGCGATAATTTGCGGCAGCGTCATGCCAATGCTGAAGAATTTCGACATCACGTGCGCCAGGCTATGCACCGGGCCGTTAATGCGGTTGCGGCAGTAAATGTCGGAGCTGATGGTGTCGGGCAGAATGCCCTGCGCGATCGCCTGACGCGCGACGTCGAAACTGAAGCTGGCTCCGCCGTGGCCGATATCCAGCTTCACGCCGCGCGCCATCGCGTTTTTCACCGCTGCTTTCAGCTCACCCTGCGGCGATAAGATGCGGTTTGGTTTGCCGTTGAAGCAGTGGGTAATGATGTCACCAGACGTCAGCAGATCGGCGATCTCCTCCAGCACCGGCGGATTGTTGCCGATGTGCACCATCAACGGCAGATTACCCGCCGCCTGCTGAATGGCTTTGGCGCGCACCAGCGGCTGAATACCGTTTTCGCCTACCACGCTACTGCTCATGCGCGCTTTCAGGCCGACGATAAAGTCGGGGCGACGTTTCACCGCCTGTACCACCGCATCGCCATCGATCTGCGCCATATCGGCCAGCTCGTTTTGCGTCACAATGCCGGTGCGGGAAATGTTGATCAGCGCGCGTACTTGGGTGGTCGCCGAACGCGTAAGCTGGTAAAAGTCGTCGATGTCATCGGCGCCGGTGCTACCGGCGTCGACTACGGTGGTAACGCCTTGCGCTACGCCAATGGTATCGGCATCGTCGTGATAAATCGGGGATTTGGGATAACAGTGCACGTGGCTGTCAATCCAGCCAGCGCTGACGTAGTAGCGTCCCGCGAGATCGCGCTCCTGCTGTGCCGCGCCGCTCACTTCGCCGACGGCGGCAATTTTGCCGTGCTGAATGGCGATATCCACCAGCTGTTCGTCGCACAGTCGTGCGCGGCGCAGAATCAGATCAAACATGCTCACTCCTCTCATACAAACGCTCATATCGTAGCGGCGCGATTTATCGCGCAATAAATTGCGCCGCTACAGATGTGTGGGTCGTTAGAATTACGGCATTACAGCGAAATCGGGAACATCGCACCCAGCGCCATCGCGCCAAGAATCGCGCCACCGGTAATTGGCTTATTCCACAAGTAGAACAACAGCGCACCCACCAGCGAACCGAGACCGATGGGGATCGACGCGGCCATTGCGGAGAGGATAATCAATGGCCCAAGGAAGCGACCTGACGCGTTACCCGCGCCCATCATTACGTCTGCGCCGTAGGTTGAATCGCTCTGGTTGATGGTGAACTTACGCGCCAGGATGATCAGATAACCAATCGCTAAACCCACCACCAAACCGGTTGCCAGTGAGGCGGCAAAGTTCGCTACCGGAAACACGATACCGGCACCGAGCAGCAGTGCCGGCACGCCAAGGCCGACGCCGGTCTGGATCGCGCCGCCAATATCGAGAATCCCCACCAGCGAACCTTCGATAATGCGCGCGAACAGGAAGCTGGCGCCAAACGCCGCGACCGCGCCATACACGCCGGTTTCCATACCGGAACGCAGCATCGACACAAACGCCACTTCGTTAAACGCACCGATGCCGTACAGGTAATACATATGCGTACCGGCAAACACGCCGGATGAGAGCAGGCCAACAAAAATCGGGAAAGACCAGTCGGCGTACCAGAACCCTTTGTTTTCGTTCTCGTTCATGCTGATGGCTCCTTATTTGCCGCTGACGCTGTTGTGGATCATATCCAGCCAGCCCGGAATACCCAGCTGGAAGGATTGCAGCAGTTTCATGTCGAAACCGCGGAAGAAGCCGCTCAAAGCAAACAGCAGCACGATGGCGAACATCATTACTTTGGTGACTTTGTTCCAGCCGCTCTCTTCCACGCCTTTACCAATCAGGATGCCGAGCACCAAACCTGGCACTGCGTTACCCATGATCAGCTGCGCCAGACCACCAAAAATGGTCGCCCAGAAGCCTGATTTCTTACCGGCATCAATGGCCGCCAGCCAGAAGATGACCGGCATCACGGTGTTCACCAGCAGGTTAGCCGCGGGCACCAGCACTTTGACTGCCGTAACCTGCAGCGCCGCCGGAACCGCTGATGCGGTGCTATTCAGGAAGGCCACCACAATCATGCCGATGATGCCGCAGGCGATTGCCATGCGTTTCGGGTTATGCAGGGTTTCTGCCACGTTGCGATTTTTCACCATCAATGCCGCCGCGCCCCAGTTCGGCAGAATGCGGTGATCGACGTCCTGCGTGAAGGAGCCTGCTGCTACAGATGATGCCCAGGCGTTAAAGAAGAAGCCGAGACCAAAGGAGAAGTGCGATGCCGGATCGCCTTCACAGGAATTGAGTTCACCCAGGGTACGGAATGCGCCCATACCTTGGGTGGTCGGTGCGTGGAACATGCGCGCTGCGCCCGCTCCTACTCCGACGCCAACCAATCCACCAATGATTAACGACTTAAACAAAATGATTAAAAACATATTGTTGACCCTTTGTTGTCGTTTTTACCCTACACATGCGATGTCGGGCGGTTCTTTTAGGTCGCCGTAAATTCAACCTTCTCGGTGTCGATCACGGTGACGCTAACGGTAATCTCCAGCTCAACGCTGTAATTCCGTCGCTCGCGCGCGAGGAAGAAGAACAGAAACTTCTCCTTTCGCACGCTCTCCTGCGCGCGCAGCACCCGCACATCCATGGGTTCAATGCGCAACAGAATCTTTTGGCTGGTGCGCAGCACTTGCTGCTGCACCTTACTCAGCGCATCGGCAAAGGCTTTTGCTTTACTGTCGCCTTTGCCCTGCACCGTTACCTGGGTCTCGTATTGCTGTTTCATACTTAGCTGCCGTATTTTTTGTTCCAGGCCAGTACCAGACGCTCACCCAGCTCTTCTTTATCCATAAAGCCGAAGCCCAGCACGGTGGCACCTTCGTTGATGGCGGTGACGCCTTCGTCAATCGAACGCATACCGTGTTTGGCTTTGTAGCCATATTTGTTCTGCGCGGTAATCGCACCGGCACCGCCGCTGCCGCAAAAGGAGATGCCGAAATCGGCGTTTTCGGCTTTCATCACGTCACCCAGCTTCATGTCGGCTGCCACGCCTGGGACGACTACCGCACGACCACCGGCTTTTTCGATACCCGCCGCTACTTTCTGACCTTTACCCAGACGATCGCCAATCACTACAGTTACCATGTTCAATTCCTCTCGATTCACGCTTCATTCGCGCTGTAAGCGCGTCATTCGCTTAAATTATGCTTCGTTGGATTTCGCCACTTCGATATGGACCGATAACAGCCAGGCTTCCTCTTTTGGCAGATTGCCAAACAGATCAACGACCTGCTGCGCCAGCGCCATGGTTTCCGGCGAGATATCTTCAAACAGTTCAGCTTCCACCTCTGGCAGCGCTTCTCCCGTCAGAGAGCGCGATGCCATCGCACGGACATGTGAAGCCAGCATCTGCTGTTGTACGGCGTTGGCTTCGATATGGTGCGTGGCGTAGATTGCTGCAATTTGGCTTAACACCTTATCCGCCAGCGCCTGAATCGCTTCCGGCGTGCTCTGTTTCAGCGGGACAGCTTCACTCCTCACCTTGTTACTCCTGTTTACAGCGGACAATTACAGATAATTCGCGTTGAAAAGAAATTACGCTTTCCACTACAGGCTGTTGAGACGCATCTTTTCCACCTCAAAGTGGAAATCCCACGGGCGAGTGTGCGCCAGATCTCAGGACGCACAGAGTGTGCGAGATCGGTCACAAAATGCAGGATGTGAGGGATTTATAGCGACTAAAGCGGTGAAACGGACAGGGACGGTGGGAAGAAATAAGGCCAGCCACTGGGCTGGCCGGGTTATCAGCGGAATTTCTTATGGTTGGCGTTGCGAATATCTTCCAGTTTCTTCGCTTCGGTTTTGGCTTCATCCAGCTTGTTAGCTTGCGCCAGCTGATCGACCACATCGATCTGTGCAATCAGCGAATCCAGGCCGGCATGATAATCCTTGATCTCCGCGCTATCGGCAGCCTTTCCTTCCAGTTTCTCTGGCGTAGACTGTTTTGCATCCGTTGCCGCCTGGCGCATTTTGCCCAGCGCGGTATGCATCTCCTGCGCGTCAGAGGTTTTCTTTACCACGCTCAGACCATCCTTAAGCGCGTCCATATCTTTTTCTAAATCGGCCGCAAACACGCTAGCCGAGGAGAACAACAGCGACAAAGACAACATTGCAATCACATGCTTATTACGCATTGGTATTTCCTTTTATTATTGTCGGGCCAAAAAAAAGCAGCCTCATGGGCTGCTTTCAGGAAGCGATGACTCTTATTGTCCGGCGATTTTCATCTCCGGCAGCAGCACCGAACCGCATTGTATATTGCTGCGGGTTTCAATGTCGTTACCGACAGTTACCATATTGAGCCACATATCCCTGAGGTTACCGGCGATTGTGATCTCGCTCACAGGGTATTGAATCTCACCGTTTTCGACCCAGAAGCCTGACGCTCCGCGTGAATAGTCACCGGTCATGCCGTTGATGCTGGAACCCATCATCTCGGTGACCACTAAACCGGTGCCCATCTGCTTCAGCATGTCGTCAAAGCTGTGGCCCTGACCGGCAATGCGCCAGTTGTGGATGCCGCCGGCATGGCCGGTGCTCTGCAAGCCCAGCTTACGCGCCGAGTAGCTGGTCAGTAGCCAGTTTTGCAGCACGCCATCTTTAATGATGTCACGCGATTGGGTGCGCACACCTTCGCTGTCGAACGGCGTGGAAGCCAATCCTTTCAGCAGATGTGGGTGCTCTTCAATCGTCAGCCACTCAGGCAGAATCTGCTTACCGAGTGAATCGAGCAGGAAGGTGGATTTACGATAGACGCTGCTGCCGCTGATCATGCCAACCAGATGGCCAAACAGACCGGTCGCTACTTCCGGCGCGAAAATCACCGGCGCCTTCATGGTGGAGAGCTTGCGCGGTGCCAGACGTGCCAGCACACGACGGGCGCACTCTGCACCGACCCAATCTGCGCTTTTCAGATCGTCAAACGAGCGGCCAATGGTGTACGCGTAATCGCGCTCCATATTGCCGTCCTGCTCAGCAATGACGCAGCTGGAGAGCGAATGGCGGCTCGAGCAGTAGCTCTGCAGCATACCGTGGCTGTTACCAAAGACTTTGATACCGACGTGGCTATTGAAGCTGCCGCCTTCGGTATTGGTGATGCGCTTGTCGGCCTGCAGTGAAGCTTGCTCCGCCTGCGCCGCCAGTTCGATCGCGCGATCGGCATCGATCTCCCACGGGTGGTAGAGATCGAGATCCGGCGCGTCAAATGCCAGCAGATCCGGATCGGCCGGTGCGCCGAACGGATCCACCGAGGTGTAGCGCGCAATATCGATCGCCGCCTGCACGGTGCGTTTGATGGCATCCGGGCTGAGGTCGGTTGAGGAGGCGCTGCCTTTACGATTTTGATGGTAGACGGTGATGCCAAGCGCACCATCGCTGTTGAATTCGACGTTTTCCACTTCGCCATAGCGGGTACTGACGCCGATGCCGGTGGTTTTCGTGACCGCCACTTCAGCGCCATCGGTGCTGGCTTTTGCCAATTCCAACGCCTGCGCGACAGCCTGTTCCAACACTTTACGTTGTTCTGCAACCTGAGTAGATACGTTCATCGACCTGCCGTCTAATCTTAAGTATGAATGAATTGAGTCTATCAGACTCAGAGAACAATTTCGCAGTCGCCCGATAAACTGGTAGGATTAGCCTCTTTTTTTTAGGGAGCCATGAGATGACCAAGCAGCCCGAAGACTGGCTCGACGATGTGCCGGATAATAATGACGAAGAAGATGAAGAGATTATCTGGGTCAGCAAAAGCGAAATTAAACGCGATGCCGAAGAGCTAAAACGCCTTGGCGCCGAGCTCGTTGACCTGGGGAAAAACTCGCTCGACAAAATCCCGCTCGACGAACAGCTGCGCGACGCGATTGAACTGGCGCAGCGTATTAAGAAAGAAGGCCGTCGCCGTCAGCTGCAGCTGATCGGTAAGATGCTGCGCTCCCGCGATGAAGATCCGATTCGTCAGGCGCTGGATAAGCTGAAGAACCGTCACAACCAACAGGTTGCGCTGTTCCACAAACTTGAGATATTGCGCGATCGTTTAATCGAAAAGGGTGATGATGCCGTAGCTGAGGTGTTTAACCTCTATCCGCATGCCGATCGTCAGCAGCTGCGCAGCATGATCCGCAACGCGCAGAAAGAGAAAGCCGCGAACAAACCACCAAAATCCGCCCGCCTGATTTTCCAGTATCTGCGCGAGCTGGCAGAAGCTTAAGTTCTCTGCGCTTTTCCCCTCACCCTAACCCTCTCCCGCAAGCGGGCGAGGGAATGTTTAGGTGGAACTTCATTGTAACATCGGAGCTCGATCGGCCCCTTCTCCCGCAGGCGGGAGAAGGTTGGGATGAGGGGAAACCCGCACAATTACCGCCCTAAACGCTCCAGCAGTTTCTGGTGAATACCACCAAACCCGCCGTTACTCATCACCAGAATCGAATCGCCTGGCTGGGCTTTTTTCGCCACCATCTCGACCAGCGTATCGATATCCGCACTCCACTGCGCCGGTTGGATGCATGCTTCTGCCACATCGGAAACCTGCCACGGAATATGGTGCGGCTGGAACAGGAACACTTCATCTGCACGGCCCAGCGAAGGCGCTAGCTCATTCTTGCTCACACCCATCTTCATGGTATTGGAGCGCGGTTCGAGTACCGCCAGAATGCGCGCCGTGCCGCCCACTTTACTGCGCAGCGCCGCCAGCGTGGCGAGAATCGCGGTTGGATGGTGAGCAAAATCGTCATACACCTTGATGGCATTCACTTCACCACGCAGCTCAAGACGACGCCGGGCATTAATAAAGCTGCTCAGCGCTTCACCGGCATCCACCGGTTTCACACCGACATGACGTGCGGCCGCAATCGCCATCAGGCCATTGTGCATGTTGTGCTCGCCCACCAGCGCCCAGTTCACTTCGCCGACTTTCTCGCCGTCGAGCCAGATTTCCCAATGTGAGGAGTCGGGCGTCAGCTTTTTCGCCTGCCAGTGACCGTTATCGCCAACGGTTTCCTGCTCGCTCCAGCAGCCCATCGCCATCACTTGCTTGAGGTTGTTATCGTGTTCCGGCAGCAGGATTTTTCCCTGGCCCGGCACGATGCGGATCAGGTGATGGAACTGCTTCTGGATCGCACGCAGATCGTCAAAAATATCCGCGTGATCGAATTCGAGGTTGTTGAGGATCAGCGTGCGCGGGCAGTAATGCACAAACTTGGAACGCTTATCAAAGAACGCGCTGTCGTACTCATCCGCTTCGATGACGAAGAATGGACTTTTTCCTAATTTTGCCGAAACGTCGAAGTTTCCTGGCACCCCACCGATGATGAAGCCGGGTTCAAGGCCGCAAGCCTCGAGAATCCACGCTGCCATGCCAGCTGTGGTGGTTTTACCGTGCGTTCCGGCTACCGCCAGCACCCAACGATCGCGCAAGACGAAATCGTGCAGCCACTGCGGGCCGGAGAGGTAAGGAATGTTGCGCTCCAGCACCGCTTCGACACAGGGATTGCCGCGCGTCATCGCGTTACCAATGATCACCAGATCCGGTTGATGGTCAAGCTGGCTGGCATCGTAACCTTCTGTCAATTCAATGCCTTGCTGCTCCAGCAACGTGCTCATCGGCGGATAGACATTGGCGTCTGAGCCGGTCACTTCGTGTCCCAGCGAGCGTGCCAGCATCGCCAGTCCGCCCATGAAAGTGCCACAAATCCCGAGGATGTGAATACGCATAAAGAGATCCATTACTCAAAAGTTCGGCGCACAGTGTAACGCCGAGTTGAAAGGGAAGAAACGGATTAGGACTATGGTTTTTAAAGTTCAATCGGCTAAACTGCGCTCATACGTTGGTAGCTTGTTACAGCTGCTGCCACTCCATCGTAGATGCAGGGAATGTGTTATGAAAACGTTAGGCGAATTTATCGTCGAGAAGCAACACGACTTTCCACACGCCACAGGTGAACTGACGGCGCTGATTTCTTCCATTAAGCTTGGCGCTAAAATTATCCACCGCGACATCAATAAAGCGGGTCTGGTGGATATT
The sequence above is drawn from the Pantoea nemavictus genome and encodes:
- the yjgA gene encoding ribosome biogenesis factor YjgA; this encodes MTKQPEDWLDDVPDNNDEEDEEIIWVSKSEIKRDAEELKRLGAELVDLGKNSLDKIPLDEQLRDAIELAQRIKKEGRRRQLQLIGKMLRSRDEDPIRQALDKLKNRHNQQVALFHKLEILRDRLIEKGDDAVAEVFNLYPHADRQQLRSMIRNAQKEKAANKPPKSARLIFQYLRELAEA
- a CDS encoding DUF4312 family protein; translation: MKQQYETQVTVQGKGDSKAKAFADALSKVQQQVLRTSQKILLRIEPMDVRVLRAQESVRKEKFLFFFLARERRNYSVELEITVSVTVIDTEKVEFTAT
- a CDS encoding SFCGS family glycine-rich protein, whose protein sequence is MNMVTVVIGDRLGKGQKVAAGIEKAGGRAVVVPGVAADMKLGDVMKAENADFGISFCGSGGAGAITAQNKYGYKAKHGMRSIDEGVTAINEGATVLGFGFMDKEELGERLVLAWNKKYGS
- the mpl gene encoding UDP-N-acetylmuramate:L-alanyl-gamma-D-glutamyl-meso-diaminopimelate ligase, translating into MRIHILGICGTFMGGLAMLARSLGHEVTGSDANVYPPMSTLLEQQGIELTEGYDASQLDHQPDLVIIGNAMTRGNPCVEAVLERNIPYLSGPQWLHDFVLRDRWVLAVAGTHGKTTTAGMAAWILEACGLEPGFIIGGVPGNFDVSAKLGKSPFFVIEADEYDSAFFDKRSKFVHYCPRTLILNNLEFDHADIFDDLRAIQKQFHHLIRIVPGQGKILLPEHDNNLKQVMAMGCWSEQETVGDNGHWQAKKLTPDSSHWEIWLDGEKVGEVNWALVGEHNMHNGLMAIAAARHVGVKPVDAGEALSSFINARRRLELRGEVNAIKVYDDFAHHPTAILATLAALRSKVGGTARILAVLEPRSNTMKMGVSKNELAPSLGRADEVFLFQPHHIPWQVSDVAEACIQPAQWSADIDTLVEMVAKKAQPGDSILVMSNGGFGGIHQKLLERLGR
- the pmbA gene encoding metalloprotease PmbA, producing MNVSTQVAEQRKVLEQAVAQALELAKASTDGAEVAVTKTTGIGVSTRYGEVENVEFNSDGALGITVYHQNRKGSASSTDLSPDAIKRTVQAAIDIARYTSVDPFGAPADPDLLAFDAPDLDLYHPWEIDADRAIELAAQAEQASLQADKRITNTEGGSFNSHVGIKVFGNSHGMLQSYCSSRHSLSSCVIAEQDGNMERDYAYTIGRSFDDLKSADWVGAECARRVLARLAPRKLSTMKAPVIFAPEVATGLFGHLVGMISGSSVYRKSTFLLDSLGKQILPEWLTIEEHPHLLKGLASTPFDSEGVRTQSRDIIKDGVLQNWLLTSYSARKLGLQSTGHAGGIHNWRIAGQGHSFDDMLKQMGTGLVVTEMMGSSINGMTGDYSRGASGFWVENGEIQYPVSEITIAGNLRDMWLNMVTVGNDIETRSNIQCGSVLLPEMKIAGQ
- a CDS encoding DgaE family pyridoxal phosphate-dependent ammonia lyase, with amino-acid sequence MSSIYEKYDLKQVINASGRMTILGVSTPSADVVDTVSYGLNHYFEMKDLVNKTGAYIAKLLEVENAVVVSCASAGIAQSVAAVIVKDNDWLLENLHAAPLSVPHDIVVPKGHNVNFGAPVGTMVALGGGRLIEAGYSNECSPEQLAAAITPTTAALMYIKSHHCVQKSHLSVEQAAVVARQHGIPLIVDAAAEEDLQCYYQMGADLVIYSGAKAIEGPTSGLVIGRTQYVEWVKRQSNGIGRAMKVGKEGILGLTQAIENYLVQPKTTGAEMVANMTPFIDNLNTLNGVSARVVWDAAGRDIARAEIKFDEAVTGWPTGELVQALKTGDIAIYFRGYKANEGIIEADVRSVSADQLHIIFSAIQALINGGARA
- the cybC gene encoding cytochrome b562, producing the protein MRNKHVIAMLSLSLLFSSASVFAADLEKDMDALKDGLSVVKKTSDAQEMHTALGKMRQAATDAKQSTPEKLEGKAADSAEIKDYHAGLDSLIAQIDVVDQLAQANKLDEAKTEAKKLEDIRNANHKKFR
- a CDS encoding DUF4311 domain-containing protein produces the protein MFLIILFKSLIIGGLVGVGVGAGAARMFHAPTTQGMGAFRTLGELNSCEGDPASHFSFGLGFFFNAWASSVAAGSFTQDVDHRILPNWGAAALMVKNRNVAETLHNPKRMAIACGIIGMIVVAFLNSTASAVPAALQVTAVKVLVPAANLLVNTVMPVIFWLAAIDAGKKSGFWATIFGGLAQLIMGNAVPGLVLGILIGKGVEESGWNKVTKVMMFAIVLLFALSGFFRGFDMKLLQSFQLGIPGWLDMIHNSVSGK
- a CDS encoding glycine dehydrogenase, whose product is MRSEAVPLKQSTPEAIQALADKVLSQIAAIYATHHIEANAVQQQMLASHVRAMASRSLTGEALPEVEAELFEDISPETMALAQQVVDLFGNLPKEEAWLLSVHIEVAKSNEA
- a CDS encoding amidohydrolase/deacetylase family metallohydrolase, whose amino-acid sequence is MFDLILRRARLCDEQLVDIAIQHGKIAAVGEVSGAAQQERDLAGRYYVSAGWIDSHVHCYPKSPIYHDDADTIGVAQGVTTVVDAGSTGADDIDDFYQLTRSATTQVRALINISRTGIVTQNELADMAQIDGDAVVQAVKRRPDFIVGLKARMSSSVVGENGIQPLVRAKAIQQAAGNLPLMVHIGNNPPVLEEIADLLTSGDIITHCFNGKPNRILSPQGELKAAVKNAMARGVKLDIGHGGASFSFDVARQAIAQGILPDTISSDIYCRNRINGPVHSLAHVMSKFFSIGMTLPQIIACVTANAAAGLRLAGKGRLTAGYDADLTIFTVKEEIRPFVDAEGEQVLGEQHVLPLAVVIAGHWHLTDEGKANHVFDL
- a CDS encoding DUF4310 family protein; the protein is MNENENKGFWYADWSFPIFVGLLSSGVFAGTHMYYLYGIGAFNEVAFVSMLRSGMETGVYGAVAAFGASFLFARIIEGSLVGILDIGGAIQTGVGLGVPALLLGAGIVFPVANFAASLATGLVVGLAIGYLIILARKFTINQSDSTYGADVMMGAGNASGRFLGPLIILSAMAASIPIGLGSLVGALLFYLWNKPITGGAILGAMALGAMFPISL
- the dagF gene encoding 2-dehydro-3-deoxy-phosphogluconate aldolase — translated: MSLNPNFYQGRLCLNVLAGSKQNAHEIWQAAEGHVLVGVLSKNYASNEEAIVDMREYAALIDNALSVGLGAGDPNQSAMVSEISAVLQPQHVNQVFTGVATSRALLGQSQTVVNGLISPTGTPGLVKISTGPRSSQGTDAIVPIDSAIAMLQDMGGSSVKYFPMGGLKAVNEYRAVAEACARHDFWLEPTGGIDLANFEEIVRIALDAGVSKVIPHVYSSIIDSATGDTRIDDVRQLLATCKKLL